In Hoplias malabaricus isolate fHopMal1 chromosome 18, fHopMal1.hap1, whole genome shotgun sequence, the genomic window GTGCAAGTGGGACACTCTGCCTCACTCTCAGCATAGCTCTCAAAGCAGTGCTGATGGAAAGAGTGGCCACACAGGAAATGCACAGAAGGCAATTCCAGAGGACTGTTACACATGCTGCACTTTGTCTTTTGGAAAATCTTTGCACTGTTGGAAAATATAAGGGAAAAGAAAATTTCTTAACATTACCGTGGGTAGCAAGATCACTGTGGCTGTATGGATACGTATTAGAAATGTAATACAATAAAAGCATACTAAATTGTCAAAATCAGTCAAATGTGCAGTTATTGTATGTGGTACAACAAAATGTggcagtgaaaaaaaaagcaggcagcAGCCATCCCTGATGACTGGGAAGTAGTTGCTCAAAGGCACCCCAGcaatgctgttccttcactcccactgcccccagTGGCAATCACGAGAATGGAACCAGTGACCTTCCAGTCTTACCACAGCTGGCTCCATATagcatttaaacactttactaTATATCCAGCTACTAGCTTCTGAAAGATTTGCCATCCTTGATAGAAAGTGGCAAAGAAAAAAACTAAAGCTTAAgaccattaattcattcattcattatctgtaaccgcttatccagttcagggtcacggtgggtccagaccctactgggaatcactgggcacaaggcaggaacacaccctgaagggggcgccagtccttcacagggcaacgcacacaatcacacctatggaaacttgagtcgccaatcaacctaccaacgtgtgttttttaatcgtgggaggaaaccggagaacgcggaggaaacacacgcagatacagagagaacataccaaactcctcacagacagtcacctggagcggaacttgaacccacaacctccaggcccctggagctgtgtgactgcgacactacctgctgcgccaccgtgccacccagaaACATACACAGATTGATTTGAATAAAAGGTACTTTGTCTCAGGCCTATGTCAGTGTAAGAATCTTACTGTCCTTCACCCTCCTTATTTTTTCAACTCATATCAAtctgtcctctctgttacaAGGTTGAAATTATCACTGACTCCCTTTTTCCTTCCATGACCACTCAAAAGTCTTACCTGGTGCGGAGCTCCTGGATCTCAGAGCGTAGGTGTGCTGTCTCCTCACGATACTGCCGTATCTTCCTCTCATCTTCCTCGATCTGCTGGCTTTCCCTCTGCAGCTTATTAATCAGATAATCTTTGATCACAGAGAGTGTTGCTGTAGAGTTATGGGCCAGTGTCTGTACCACTGCAACAGGCAAAAGGTTACTTGTTTATAATCTGCTTAAATCCTTTCAAGGCAACATTTTTACATGATGTAATATCTATATCTGCTACTTGTTAGAAAACAAAGCCAAGAAAAGCACAGAACAACCACAAGTTACTGAGAAGTAAAACCCAGCATATATATCCTCACATTTACAACATACCCAGAAGTGGAGGCATGAGGTTGTTCTGGTCAATGTGCTGCAGGACCTCACTAATATAGGCCTTACAGTCTTCTTCCTTTCGTGCAAAGTAGCCAAGAGCCTGCTCCCACAGACAAACTTCCTTATCACCGTAGATCTTACACGCCTCCACAACTTTAGAGTACTCTTCATTCTGCATGTGGTAGTGCATGATCTGCTGGTATCTGTGCAAAACATCAGAGTCTATCATATAcattcattatattttaaattagtaaAACTGTGTCCAAATAAAACTGCTAATACATTACAAGCCTCCGTCAAATTTGAGAATTACGGGAGGATGTTATGTTTaaatttggtaaaattatttatatgcattaaaaaatatatatacacttgtTACATTTTCCGTTAATTACATACACCACCACATTAACCACGACAGCACTTGTAATTACACCATGACTAATTTCCAGTCTAGTGATGTAATGGAACGGAAAATACTACTAGCATAATATAACAAAGGTTTAACAGattttctcatttctttttGTGGCCTCATGCATCTGGAACACCAACCGAAGATTCAGTTCAGCCCCTCCTATATTCATCCCTAAGTCAAGAAGAAGTCATGTGTATTCTGAATGGCTCCAAATCCAAAAAAGTAATAAGAACCTCTATGTGAGACTTGCAGATTGTTTTAAAGAGCTACATACATGTcctaaatattattttctaaagGCTGACTATAATTTGTCCAGTATCACTGTAAACTGTCACGGTCTGGAGGGTTTTTAACTCACAGCTTGCCCTTCTCATAGAGGAAGAGGACCCCTTCTTTAAAGTTATGCATCTGACAAAGCACCAGAGCTTTATCAAACACAGTATTCTCGCTCCTTAGCAGTGACAATGCTGCCTCCTGCAGGGCCTTCTTCTTCTAGATGAAACagccatattaaaaaaaagaaaaaaagttcatcagttttaaagtaaaagaaggtatttgaaaagttttttttttattaattggaAAAGATGCATTAATTTTACCATAATGTATTAAACATAAACTATATACAGCATTTACCTCAGGATCCTGTTCATGGGCCCAGTCCTGCAGCCGAAGCTCCAGCAGTGTATCGTACACACCCTGTGGTGACAATTCTTCCACCTCAATCATGTGCTCAAGGAATGCTCGTAGTTCTTTTGGATTATTGGCAAAAATAGGGATAAATTCTTCTGAATTGGCCTGAGAAACAGGGATACGCACAAGTGAAACACCAAGAAACCTGAACAACATCCATGACCATCATGGAATTGGAAATTATAAATATGGCTCTTTTGGTTTTATGGcctcttaaaaatatattaaatatgcaaCAACACATTTTCTTTGTGTAATGTGGTAAACAGAGATTTGCCATTCTAAATGGTGCATTTTTCCCGAAGTAATTCAGAGAAACAGGaattgtaacattttaaaattgaatgCTTTTGACATTTCTTTTTCAACATTGTCTATTTGACAATTGCTACTTCTAGAAAAATTCAATGTATTCAGTTATCTAGGCCCCAAATCTGGTTTCTATAATGAAGCCGTAAACTCACTAATCTGCCGCTGCCCATAGAGGTGGAATGGCATAAAGGTTGCACCTATGAAATATTACATCCTTTCTTGACTTCTCACCTTATTCACTGATGCTCTGTCCAGACTGTCCCGGTCAGTGGAGTCACGGCTGGGCTGGTAGTCAGTACAAAGCCTTTtcagcagcacagtggtgctcTCAGGAACGTGGTGCATCAGAGTTTTACCATAGTGCTTCATGTTGGTCTCAGCCTGCTCAAAAGGCAGACGACCAATATACCGCAGAGCCTCCTGATAATTCTGAACAAACATTTGTGcaaatattatgtaaaaaaaagcatataaacacaagaatTTTGGCAAAGATTTTTCTAATCTTATATTTGCCTTTCATTTACATATCATTAATCAAATATCATTCTCTTAGAATTagaatatatttacaaatatgacTAGATCTCAGTAAAGGCTTCCATTACCTTTAAATCCTCCAGCTGGATCTTTAGATACCACTCATGGTGCAAGTGTTTTTCTGCAAGGAACACAGCATGGCTATGGTAACCAGCCTGGCGCAGAACCTTTATGGCTATCTCCACATCAAAATGCACTTCACTCTCACTGCTCTGGAAACCAAAAAGTAATGGAAATATGAAGAGCCAAATTCAACTTAATGCTTCACTGacaatatgtatatgtataaaatatatattttgtcatgGCCAAATAgaggaagaaaaacatttaCCCTCCTTTTGTGTTCTTAAATACCTGTGGTACTGGAATGAAACCCAAATACCAGTGGTATAAAAAACAATATCaatatgaacatttaaaaaaaattaaactctAAGCATTTATTGCAGGATGGAAGCTGAAAGCAAACAAGCATCATACAAACAAACAGTCATGAACCTGTTTAAAATGAGGTTTTTTGCCATTGTTAGCTTATGTTCTGTCAAACCTTAATGAACTCCTCCAGCTTGGAGCTGTCCTTCAGTTTGGTGTAGCAGTTGAGCAGTAGTGTTGTGTGATCAGCATTGGCCAGACATTGCCTATGAAGGGCCTGCAGATATGCAGTAAGGTTGTGTATCCTCTGAGCATCCAAAAACTTCCGGATGACATATGAGGGTTCAAGCTTACCAATGGTTCTGCAAGACAAAGGATATCAGTTTGTGAAAATTAaactatgtttaaataaaaaaatgtattttttatatatttaaatgtgtgacCCCCAAATGCTCAAATTTACTGAAAAAtcttaataaatatatgcagTATATAGATTACTTTTCCAAAAAGATCTTACCGAATATACTGCTGAATAGCTCCATCATGGTCACCTTTGATATAGAGGTGATCTCCATATTGTCTGAATATCTCGGACAGGCCATCGTTATCAAGATGCTGGCTCTTTGCCAGATTTATTGCCATCACAAACAGATTCTTCTTAAAAAGCATCTATAAGAAGTTTATACAGTTTTATCTCACTAGTTTTGCAAATGAAATAGAGGAGAAAATACATACACTTCTGAAATCACTTTGAAGGTTACACATGGGATGCTTATTTTAAAACTcaatatttaccttaaaatcttGAAAACCTACAAAATATTAGAATTTATCTTACCATGGCAGACACCAAAATAAGGAAGAGAGCTGACCTCTAATTTTGTCTGGGTGTCCTTCTCTTGTAGCATATACATTTTTCCATCTCTTGTTAGGATGTAGAATGAACCCCACTCTGCCAGGACATCTATAATATCATCAAAGACTGCACTATAGGCAATGAATTTATTGTCAAGATCATAAATTGTCAAGACCTGCTTTTCTGTTGGTGAGGTCTCTCGGCTTCCAAAGTCAGGCCTGGAGGgggaagggaaaaaaaggatTCAAGGCACAGCATCAGCAACAAATCATAAATCAAATATCAAAGCTGGGAGCTAATTTGCCAGACTTTAATGCTAATGCTTCAGCTCTTAAATATACAAAATGTTCATTACTTTGCCCTGGTAGATCCAACAACCTTTTAGatgcaacatttttatttaacagaatacttgtttatattttctttaaacaaaCTTAATTgaaattgattcattcatttttgatCTGATAAATGGCCATTATATATTAGTCACGGAGTTAGGGCTATTTGTCACCAATACACAAGTTTTGTCAGCAACAGAAAAAGTGGAGCTTAAACTGACTGTTGTTAGAGTCATTCCTACTTGTTAGGTGACTTGATGTCTCGGGTAAGCAGCATTAGATAGCCTCTGTGCCAGTGTGCCAGAATCTTATGTCCATCAAATGCAAAGCATGGCCCTCTTTCATCGGGCTGGTACAGATAGACACACTCATCTCCTGCAACAATGAACTGAGAGTCCTGAGAGGGGTCCGTGAGGGCAGAACAGCGCAGAGCACAACCATGTGTGTCCAGCTCCAAGCGAGGATATTCTTTAACTGACAATGTGTAGCactaacaataaaacaaatcaaGAGGGTCAATATTAAATATGTCAAAATATTATGTAAGCTCTATGACAAATATTCCTAAATTAACACTCACCCAATGAGACAATAAAAGCATACCTGTACTTTCTCAAGGGTAGCTACAAACAGGTGTGTGACCTTTCCAGCCTGGCGGAAAGCCAGGCCAGTGACTGGACAGTTTCCCTCATGAATGGTTAATGTTTtactgtgtctgtctc contains:
- the vps11 gene encoding vacuolar protein sorting-associated protein 11 homolog isoform X1 → MAAFLQWRRFVFFDKEIVKDPGENGKNFSLPCGISACDSGRGHIVLGDMDGQIWFLTRSLQFTFFQAYKLRVTHLYQLKQHSILVSVGQDEHGINPLVKVWNTDKRDSGSPLCTRIFPAIPGNKPTEVSCLSVHENLNFMAIGFTDGSVVLTKGDITRDRHSKTLTIHEGNCPVTGLAFRQAGKVTHLFVATLEKVQCYTLSVKEYPRLELDTHGCALRCSALTDPSQDSQFIVAGDECVYLYQPDERGPCFAFDGHKILAHWHRGYLMLLTRDIKSPNKPDFGSRETSPTEKQVLTIYDLDNKFIAYSAVFDDIIDVLAEWGSFYILTRDGKMYMLQEKDTQTKLEMLFKKNLFVMAINLAKSQHLDNDGLSEIFRQYGDHLYIKGDHDGAIQQYIRTIGKLEPSYVIRKFLDAQRIHNLTAYLQALHRQCLANADHTTLLLNCYTKLKDSSKLEEFIKSSESEVHFDVEIAIKVLRQAGYHSHAVFLAEKHLHHEWYLKIQLEDLKNYQEALRYIGRLPFEQAETNMKHYGKTLMHHVPESTTVLLKRLCTDYQPSRDSTDRDSLDRASVNKANSEEFIPIFANNPKELRAFLEHMIEVEELSPQGVYDTLLELRLQDWAHEQDPEKKKALQEAALSLLRSENTVFDKALVLCQMHNFKEGVLFLYEKGKLYQQIMHYHMQNEEYSKVVEACKIYGDKEVCLWEQALGYFARKEEDCKAYISEVLQHIDQNNLMPPLLVVQTLAHNSTATLSVIKDYLINKLQRESQQIEEDERKIRQYREETAHLRSEIQELRTSAKIFQKTKCSMCNSPLELPSVHFLCGHSFHQHCFESYAESEAECPTCTPENRKVMDMLRAQDQKRDLHDHFNRQLRSSKDGFSVVADYFGRGVFNKLTLITDPPGGKAGPGSLEADLQRDLLIHTKRNV
- the vps11 gene encoding vacuolar protein sorting-associated protein 11 homolog isoform X2, yielding MAAFLQWRRFVFFDKEIVKDPGENGKNFSLPCGISACDSGRGHIVLGDMDGQIWFLTRSLQFTFFQAYKLRVTHLYQLKQHSILVSVGQDEHGINPLVKVWNTDKRDSGSPLCTRIFPAIPGNKPTEVSCLSVHENLNFMAIGFTDGSVVLTKGDITRDRHSKTLTIHEGNCPVTGLAFRQAGKVTHLFVATLEKVQCYTLSVKEYPRLELDTHGCALRCSALTDPSQDSQFIVAGDECVYLYQPDERGPCFAFDGHKILAHWHRGYLMLLTRDIKSPNKPDFGSRETSPTEKQVLTIYDLDNKFIAYSAVFDDIIDVLAEWGSFYILTRDGKMYMLQEKDTQTKLEMLFKKNLFVMAINLAKSQHLDNDGLSEIFRQYGDHLYIKGDHDGAIQQYIRTIGKLEPSYVIRKFLDAQRIHNLTAYLQALHRQCLANADHTTLLLNCYTKLKDSSKLEEFIKSSESEVHFDVEIAIKVLRQAGYHSHAVFLAEKHLHHEWYLKIQLEDLKNYQEALRYIGRLPFEQAETNMKHYGKTLMHHVPESTTVLLKRLCTDYQPSRDSTDRDSLDRASVNKANSEEFIPIFANNPKELRAFLEHMIEVEELSPQGVYDTLLELRLQDWAHEQDPEKKALQEAALSLLRSENTVFDKALVLCQMHNFKEGVLFLYEKGKLYQQIMHYHMQNEEYSKVVEACKIYGDKEVCLWEQALGYFARKEEDCKAYISEVLQHIDQNNLMPPLLVVQTLAHNSTATLSVIKDYLINKLQRESQQIEEDERKIRQYREETAHLRSEIQELRTSAKIFQKTKCSMCNSPLELPSVHFLCGHSFHQHCFESYAESEAECPTCTPENRKVMDMLRAQDQKRDLHDHFNRQLRSSKDGFSVVADYFGRGVFNKLTLITDPPGGKAGPGSLEADLQRDLLIHTKRNV